Proteins co-encoded in one Zygotorulaspora mrakii chromosome 5, complete sequence genomic window:
- the ADE4 gene encoding amidophosphoribosyltransferase (similar to Saccharomyces cerevisiae ADE4 (YMR300C); ancestral locus Anc_5.21), producing MCGLVGIALADESSIVAPELCDGCIFLQHRGQDAAGIATCGSRGRIYQCKGNGMARDVFTQKRISGLAGSMGIAHLRYPTAGSSANSEAQPFYVNSPYGVMMAHNGNLVNTVSLNRYMDEDVHRHINTDSDSELLLNIFAAELEKHNKYRVNNEDVFHALEGVYRLCRGGYACIGMLAGFALFGFRDPNGIRPLLFGERTNKNGTKDYMLASESVVLKAHNFSTYRDLLPGEAVIIPKNCGKQVPEFKQVVPMNSYRPDLFEYVYFARPDSVLDGISVYHTRLDMGTKLAENILRQVKSEDIDVVIPVPDTARTCALQCANALGKPYREGFVKNRYVGRTFIMPNQRERISSVRRKLNPMQSEFMGKNVLIVDDSIVRGTTSIEIVNMARESGALRVYFASAAPAIRYNHIYGIDLTDTKNLIAYNKNNEQIAEALGCDKVIYQSLEDLIDCCKNDKIDKFEVGVFTGNYVTGVEDGYLQELERVRALNKANQSNAKAEVDIGIYNSGDY from the coding sequence ATGTGTGGTTTAGTGGGTATTGCCTTGGCAGACGAGTCCTCTATTGTAGCACCTGAGTTGTGCGATGGATGCATATTCTTGCAACACAGAGGTCAAGATGCTGCAGGTATAGCAACCTGTGGATCTCGTGGTAGAATATACCAATGTAAAGGTAACGGTATGGCTCGTGATGTTTTTacacaaaaaagaatttctGGATTGGCAGGATCTATGGGTATTGCACATTTGCGTTATCCAACCGCAGGCTCATCAGCAAACTCTGAGGCACAACCATTTTACGTGAATAGCCCGTATGGTGTAATGATGGCCCACAATGGTAATCTGGTCAACACTGTATCATTGAACCGCTATATGGATGAGGATGTTCACAGACATATCAATACCGATAGTGATTCAGAACTTCTTTTAAATATATTTGCGGCTGAACTTGAGAAGCACAACAAATACAGGGTAAACAATGAAGATGTTTTCCACGCGTTAGAAGGTGTGTACCGCCTGTGCCGTGGTGGGTATGCTTGTATTGGTATGTTGGCTGGATTTGCGCTCTTTGGGTTTCGTGATCCCAATGGTATTAGACCGCTACTTTTTGGCGAAAGGACTAATAAAAATGGTACTAAAGACTATATGTTGGCATCCGAAAGTGTTGTGCTAAAAGCtcataatttttcaacctACCGTGATCTCCTACCTGGTGAGGCAGTCATAATTCCAAAGAACTGTGGCAAACAAGTACCTGAATTTAAACAGGTAGTACCAATGAACTCGTATAGACCGGATCTGTTCGAATATGTTTATTTTGCAAGACCTGATAGTGTTCTTGATGGTATCTCTGTGTATCACACAAGACTTGATATGGGTACAAAGCTAGCTGAAAACATTTTGAGACAAGTCAAATCTGAAGATATAGACGTTGTTATCCCAGTCCCTGATACGGCAAGAACATGTGCTTTGCAATGTGCTAATGCCTTGGGCAAACCATATAGAGAAGGTTTTGTTAAAAACAGGTATGTTGGGAGAACGTTCATCATGCCAAACCAAAGAGAGCGTATATCTTCCGTGAGACGTAAGCTAAATCCTATGCAATCCGAATTTATGGGCAAAAATGTTCTTATCGTCGATGACTCTATTGTCAGAGGTACAACATCGATTGAAATTGTAAATATGGCTAGAGAATCAGGTGCTCTCAGAGTTTACTTTGCTTCAGCAGCACCTGCTATTCGCTATAATCATATTTACGGCATTGATCTAACAGATACCAAAAACTTGATTGCGTACAACAAGAACAATGAACAGATAGCAGAGGCTCTCGGATGTGACAAGGTCATATATCAATCTCTAGAGGACTTGATCGATTGTTGTAAGAATGACAAGATAGATAAATTCGAGGTTGGTGTCTTTACTGGGAACTATGTTACTGGTGTGGAGGATGGATATCTCCAAGAGCTAGAAAGGGTTCGTGCACTTAACAAAGCTAATCAATCGAATGCGAAAGCAGAGGTAGACATCGGTATTTACAATTCGGGTGACTACTGA